In Phalacrocorax aristotelis chromosome 6, bGulAri2.1, whole genome shotgun sequence, one DNA window encodes the following:
- the IPP gene encoding actin-binding protein IPP, with protein MASAAAKGGGSCFSDRHARLLLAQINRLRAGQSFCDVRLEVGPEAFAVHRLVLAASSPYFAALFAGGMKESGREVVRIAGVEAGTFHTLLDFIYTGAVSIGEHNVQELIVAADMLQLTEVVELCCEFLKGQIDPLNCIGLFQFSEQLACHDLMEFTESYIQAHFLEVQSGEEFLALTKEQLIKILRSEDLSIEDEYQVFIAAMQWILKDVGKRKKYVVEVLEPVRFPLLPAQRLLKYIESIPDFSLRVALQTLLKEYCEVCKPPKENKVSSFLQASKGRPRRKARKYLYAVGGYTRLQGGRWSDSRALSCVERFDTFSHYWTTVSSLHQARSGLGVAVAGGMVYAIGGEKDSMIFDCTECYDPVTKQWTTVASMNHPRCGLGVCTCYGAIYALGGWVGAEIGNTIERFDPEENTWDVVGSMTVPRYCFGCCEMQGLIYVVGGISSEGVELRSVDVYDPISKRWSELAPMGTRRAYLGVAALNNCIYAVGGWNESQDALATVERYSFEEEKWVEVASMKIPRAGVCVVAVNGFLYASGGRAPSHDFAAPVTSDSVEVYNPHMDSWTEIANMITSRCEGGVAVL; from the exons ATGGCGTCTGCTGCGGCGAAGGGCGGCGGGAGCTGCTTCTCCGACCGGCACGCCCGCCTCCTCCTGGCCCAGATCAACCGGTTGCGGGCCGGGCAGAGCTTCTGCGACGTGCGGCTGGAGGTGGGCCCGGAGGCGTTCGCCGTGCACCGGCTGGTGCTGGCGGCCAGCAGCCCCTACTTCGCGGCGCTCTTCGCGGGGGGCATGAAGGAGTCCGGCCGAGAGGTGGTGCGGATCGCGGGCGTCGAGGCGGGCACCTTCCACACCCTCCTCGACTTCATCTACACAG GGGCGGTCAGTATCGGGGAGCACAACGTCCAGGAGCTGATCGTCGCCGCCGACATGCTGCAGCTCACCGAGGTGGTGGAGCTCTGCTGCGAGTTCCTGAAGGGGCAGATCGACCCGCTCAACTGCATCGGCCTCTTCCAGTTCTCCGAGCAGCTCGCCTGTCACGACTTGATGGAGTTCACCGAGAGCTACATCCAGGCGCACTTCTTGGAGGTGCAGAGCGGGGAGGAGTTCCTGGCGCTGACCAAAGAGCAGCTGATCAAGATCTTGCGAAGCGAGGACCTCAGCATCGAGGACGAGTACCAGGTTTTCATCGCGGCGATGCAATGGATTTTGAAGGatgtgggaaaaagaaaaaaatacgtCGTAGAGGTACTGGAGCCTGTTCGATTCCCTCTGCTACCAGCACAAAGGCTACTAAAATACATAGAAA gtATTCCAGATTTCAGCCTTCGGGTGGCCCTGCAAACTCTGTTGAAAGAATATTGTGAAGTCTGTAAACCTCCCAAAGAGAACAAGGTCAGCAGTTTTCTGCAAGCCTCTAAAGGTCGTCCCCGGAGGAAAGCCAGGAAGTACCTTTATGCAGTAG GTGGGTACACCCGACTGCAGGGAGGACGCTGGAGTGACAGCAGAGCCCTCAGCTGTGTGGAGCGATTTGACACCTTCAGCCACTACTGGACCACAGTGTCCTCTCTCCACCAGGCCcggagtgggctgggggtggctgtAGCGGGAGGAATGGTCTATGCCATTGGAG GTGAGAAGGACTCAATGATTTTTGACTGTACTGAATGTTATGATCCTGTTACTAAGCAGTGGACCACTGTAGCTTCCATGAACCATCCCCGTTGCGGACTGGGAGTGTGCACGTGCTATGGTGCTATCTATGCTCTGG GAGGTTGGGTTGGAGCAGAGATTGGCAACACAATTGAAAGATTTGatcctgaagaaaatacttGGGATGTGGTGGGAAGCATGACTGTGCCCCGTTACTGCTTTGGCTGTTGTGAAATGCAAG GTTTGATTTATGTTGTTGGTGGTATCAGCAGTGAAGGAGTAGAGCTACGATCTGTTGATGTCTACGACCCAATATCTAAACGCTGGTCTGAGCTCGCTCCAATGGGCACCCGAAGAGCGTACCTTGGTGTGGCTGCTCTCAACAATTGCATCTATGCTGTGGGAGGCTGGAATGAATCTCAGGATGCACTCGCTACCGTAGAAAGATACTCCTTTGAAGAG GAAAAGTGGGTTGAAGTTGCATCAATGAAGATACCGAGAGCTGGTGTCTGTGTTGTGGCTGTGAATGGATTTCTTTATGCCTCAGGAGGCCGAGCTCCGAGTCATGATTTTGCTGCTCCAGTAACCTCTGACTCTGTTGAAGTTTATAACCCTCATATGGACAGTTGGACTGAAATTGCCAACATGATCACCAGCCGCTGCGAAGGAGGCGTAGCTGTGCTGtaa
- the TMEM69 gene encoding transmembrane protein 69: MFPLIRQSCFHAPFKLQRLNGPRLLLYGRNTTTCSSLGLCLQRDVCLLSRSPGLNPASVYATKAQAFHTSLSFFKKKTPKESETKDSGVLQRSMKSLKDSPKPALYLSLAGLIPFVSVPLSMAVQGTYYPELAFGQMMYGAATVSFLGGMRWGFALPENSPAKPDWLNLANSTVPLLLAWQALLFKDVTHSAVMLVMALGIALHYDIALLPPYPRWFKVLRVAGTVVMVLSLLATAALKIISDEQLFSKTGEGSYKWQNTK; the protein is encoded by the exons ATGTTTCCTCTCATACGACAATCCTGCTTCCACGCACCTTTCAAA CTCCAGAGGTTAAATGGTCCCAGACTACTACTGTATGGAAGGAATACGACAACTTGCTCTTCTCTCGgcctctgcctgcagagagATGTGTGTCTTCTTTCAAGATCTCCAGGCCTCAACCCAGCATCAGTATATGCAACCAAGGCCCAGGCTTTTCacacatctctctctttcttcaagaagaaaacacCCAAAGAATCTGAGACCAAAGACTCGGGCGTATTGCAAAGAAGCATGAAATCACTAAAGGATTCTCCAAAGCCAGCCCTTTATTTAAGCCTTGCAGGGCTAATTCCATTCGTTTCTGTGCCACTGTCAATGGCCGTCCAGGGGACCTACTACCCAGAGCTGGCATTTGGTCAGATGATGTACGGTGCTGCAACTGTCTCTTTCCTAGGAGGAATGAGGTGGGGGTTTGCCCTCCCAGAAAACAGCCCAGCCAAGCCAGACTGGCTGAACCTGGCTAACAGTACAGTTCCTCTTCTACTTGCCTGGCAAGCCTTACTTTTTAAAGATGTCACTCACAGTGCAGTGATGCTAGTAATGGCCTTAGGGATAGCTCTACATTATGACAttgccctccttcctccttaTCCCAGGTGGTTTAAAGTACTGAGGGTAGCAGGAACAGTGGTGATGGTATTATCACTGTTAGCTACTGCAGCATTGAAGATTATTTCAGATGAGCAGCTCTTCTCAAAAACAGGGGAGGGCTCTTATAAATGGcagaacacaaaataa